In Sphaeramia orbicularis chromosome 15, fSphaOr1.1, whole genome shotgun sequence, a single genomic region encodes these proteins:
- the lzts2a gene encoding leucine zipper putative tumor suppressor 2a, producing the protein MALVQALPVSVTDHPNPGLEVQQCRPLPSHSPSGPCSVPCGPCSSGTAMGSVSSLISGRTYQERHCRAASEFATKPRRSTPATSCFRLQDNTLRSGSSLEQLLVITNQTQPQVQLLPPPLPTKRQPRPGNSAGAGGGGAVGGAAGGGTNGNFGYVTEEVVVGDWNDNVVLAAGSPCSDSEDQKDNRTVNGNIGGPPPKLIPVSGQLEKNMEKVLIRPTAFKPVVPKNRHSVQYLSPRPGGSNLSESQGSLNLLLPLGGSNGASSANINVGSSSSNSEEKRNSYSGGRNARSSQSCSMSDSGRNSLSSLPTHSSTGYSLAPSEGSSSGSGSGGLGGQLEPASGLSRNTSGGSGSHGHTNSDSGRSSSSKSTGSGSISGRGQPLSDSGSCGHSPPPVEGYEAVVRELEDKLRERDLELQQLRENLDENEAAICQVYEEKQRRCEREMEELRQNCASKMKQASQKAQRAQQVLQLQVFQLQQEKKKLQEDFSALLQDRETLERRCATIQREQTQLGPRLEETKWEVCQKSGEISLLKQQLKEIQSELSQKAGDIVVLKAQLREARSELQASQVRTQEAQTALRTRSLELEVCENELQRRKSEAELLREKVGRLEDESSRLRDTLSNHSGPCLAGNPNGKGQCMRRSGPSPSVYRDGEETHLVWAGESDEAKAQRQNVEAVLGLRQQVDRLKAELMYERRTSEEHLSRFEEERRVWQEEKEKVIRYQKQLQQNYIQMYRRNRDLERVMRELSLELENRDMEDYEVHSGSNDIHFEEITATEI; encoded by the exons ATGGCTCTGGTTCAGGCACTGCCTGTGTCCGTGACTGACCACCCAAATCCAGGTCTTGAGGTCCAGCAGTGCCGGCCGCTACCATCCCACTCCCCCTCGGGCCCCTGCTCTGTCCCCTGTGGGCCCTGCAGCTCTGGGACAGCCATGGGTTCAGTCAGCAGCCTCATATCAGGCCGGACGTACCAGGAGAGACACTGCCGCGCCGCCAGCGAATTTGCCACCAAACCACGCCGTTCCACGCCGGCTACCAGCTGCTTCCGACTCCAGGATAACACCCTCCGCAGCGGGAGCTCCCTGGAGCAGCTGCTGGTTATCACCAACCAAACGCAGCCACAGGTGCAGCTTCTACCTCCCCCGCTGCCCACCAAGAGGCAGCCTCGGCCAGGAAACTCTGCCGGAGCAGGTGGAGGCGGAGCGGTTGGTGGAGCAGCAGGTGGTGGGACTAATGGAAACTTTGGGTATGTTACTGAAGAGGTGGTGGTAGGAGACTGGAATGACAATGTGGTACTAGCAGCTGGAAGCCCCTGCAGTGACTCCGAGGACCAAAAGGACAACAGGACTGTTAACGGCAACATCGGAGGGCCACCTCCCAAACTCATCCCAGTGTCCGGACAGTTGGAGAAG AACATGGAGAAAGTGCTGATTCGTCCCACGGCGTTCAAACCTGTAGTTCCCAAAAATCGCCACTCTGTGCAGTACCTGTCACCGCGGCCGGGGGGCAGTAATCTCTCAGAGAGCCAGGGCAGCCTTAACCTCCTGCTGCCCCTTGGGGGATCCAACGGCGCCAGCAGTGCAAACATCAACGTAGGAAGCAGCAGTTCAAATTCTGAAGAGAAGCGTAACTCCTACAGCGGAGGCCGAAACGCTCGGAGCAGTCAGTCATGCTCCATGTCCGATTCAGGGAGGAACTCTCTCTCCAGCCTCCCAACTCACAGCAGCACAGGCTATAGTTTGGCCCCCAGTGAAGGCTCCAGCTCTGGATCTGGGTCAGGGGGCTTAGGTGGCCAGTTGGAACCTGCGTCAGGCCTGAGCCGCAACACATCAGGTGGTAGTGGGAGTCATGGTCACACTAACTCAGACAGTGGACGTTCCTCTTCCAGCAAAAGCACAGGGTCTGGGTCGATCAGTGGGCGCGGGCAGCCCCTGTCAGACAGTGGGTCCTGTGGACACTCGCCGCCGCCTGTGGAGGGCTACGAGGCTGTTGTGAGGGAACTAGAGGACAAACTGAGGGAACGGGATCTGGAGCTTCAGCAGCTCCGGGAAAATCTGGATGAGAATGAAGCTGCTATTTGTCAG GTCTATGAGGAGAAGCAGCGTCGCTGTGAACGAGAGATGGAGGAGCTGCGACAGAACTGTGCCTCGAAGATGAAGCAGGCGTCTCAGAAGGCGCAGAGGGCTCAGCAGGTGCTGCAGTTACAG GTATTTCAGCTACAGCAAGAGAAAAAGAAGCTGCAGGAGGATTTCTCTGCTCTGCTGCAGGACAGGGAGACTCTGGAGAGGAGGTGTGCGACCATCCAGAGGGAGCAGACCCAGCTGGGCCCACGGCTGGAGGAAACCAAGTGGGAG GTTTGTCAGAAGTCTGGAGAGATCTCCCTCCTGAAGCAGCAGCTGAAGGAGATCCAGTCAGAGCTCAGTCAGAAGGCAGGAGACATTGTGGTGCTGAAGGCGCAACTCAGAGAAGCCCGATCTGAGCTGCAGGCCAGCCAGGTTCGAACCCAGGAGGCCCAGACCGCCCTGAGGACCAGATCTCTGGAGCTGGAAGTCTGCGAGAACGAGCTCCAGAGACGCAAGAGTGAAGCCGAGCTGCTCCGGGAAAAAGTCGGCCGCTTGGAGGACGAATCATCCCGCCTTCGAGACACTCTGTCCAATCACAGCGGACCATGTCTAGCTGGAAATCCAAACGGGAAAGGACAGTGCATGAGAAGGAGCGGTCCTAGTCCGTCTGTGTACCGCGACGGGGAGGAGACTCATCTGGTCTGGGCGGGGGAGAGCGACGAGGCCAAGGCACAGAGGCAGAATGTGGAGGCTGTGTTAGGACTCAGACAACAG GTGGACAGGCTGAAAGCTGAACTCATGTATGAGAGGAGGACGAGTGAGGAGCATCTGTCACGGtttgaggaggagaggagggtttggcaggaggagaaggaaaag GTAATCCGCTACCAGAAGCAGCTGCAGCAGAACTACATCCAGATGTACCGCCGAAACCGGGACCTAGAGCGAGTCATGAGGGAGCTGAGTCTGGAGTTGGAGAACCGGGACATGGAGGACTATGAGGTTCACAGTGGCAGCAATGACATTCACTTTGAGGAAATCACCGCCACTGAGATCTAA